In Syngnathus acus chromosome 5, fSynAcu1.2, whole genome shotgun sequence, a genomic segment contains:
- the si:ch211-232b12.5 gene encoding zinc fingers and homeoboxes protein 3 isoform X2: protein MASKRKSTVPCMIPSKSKHVREEIFLGSLPELLPTIPEDGILSISGEESGHVSHKSSKSGCSSEVQKGGTYACPPCSFESRDLNYFLDHMHNYHLDFRAQPTFYCLNCAVSVVRFEALALHNANTHPKIMEGSTTASLSVNKRDGLTTVEQSLFTDNGDHYRESGISLSKTPIAKMMRAKGEHKKIVVSHTVEVLKKASGTDAEPSMLTNVPELQNGALSLSGAQAMPRTAVGHVTATTVSNQVFHQHIPSLYSPPCSDSNKDLPKVMIPLSSIPTYDAAMDTSSFLKTSFGKFPYPTKAELCYLTVVSEFPEEQIKLWFTAQRLKQGISWSPEEIEEARRKMFNTVFQGRAPQKQAATQRHVNHIVTHHTVMAPSGSRGPNFTMAEVPYGGVRARPIGAIAKQASMSSNPQVTRLSYSTPLLAQKVPSLVRTMPMPTRNIQQAGEPEKSGHGAEAACRSSSSSSTCSSSSSSMAGYSSGAPSAENASWKNGNNSGPADGIPSFAACSSKVSNNDLHYVATTPNDKTRKSLVTPPEGFNSHGAVENTSNTNHNNHNSAAAMGPQEQADTSRKDEQRRINQSSDSSISNEQRATKDGAPHLNHASTSTTQSTTSTAVITQSSSAATDDGRRSRELSIKGMSILQQLIKDDDHFTGNRSRSEQKIEPIKINFKRLKMNESESASETAHQEHRSEIAEGFFSPPWANKSAQQLRILRQAFSSARWPNSQQYEELSVRTGLPKSEVVRWFSDSRYSHKNGQLKWLESYLQPAVDAEEAGGRGDLQATLQMKQQTAAKQKHLAVNKALQGEGEINTDQRLRWQDFNSPLHALMAAEGSGELIRAETSAQPGVLKDAWPERDRRQQQQQQHQQQLTATQPIIEQPNDANQTRDRLRMELLEV, encoded by the exons ATGGCCAGCAAGAGGAAATCCACCGTACCCTGCATGATACCATCCAAATCCAAACATGTGCGCGAGGAAATTTTCCTGGGCTCGCTGCCAGAACTCCTACCCACGATCCCGGAAGACGGCATCCTCAGCATCTCCGGAGAGGAGTCTGGCCACGTCTCTCACAAGTCATCCAAATCCGGATGCAGCAGCGAGGTGCAGAAAGGAGGCACGTACGCCTGTCCCCCGTGCTCTTTCGAGTCCAGAGATTTGAACTACTTTTTGGATCACATGCACAACTACCACCTGGACTTCAGGGCCCAGCCCACTTTCTACTGCCTGAACTGCGCCGTCTCGGTCGTTCGCTTCGAGGCTCTGGCTCTGCATAACGCCAACACTCATCCGAAGATCATGGAGGGCTCGACGACCGCCTCGCTGAGCGTCAACAAGAGGGACGGCCTCACCACAGTGGAGCAAAGCCTCTTCACCGACAACGGCGACCACTACCGGGAATCCGGGATCTCCCTCAGCAAAACCCCCATTGCCAAGATGATGAGAGCCAAGGGAGAGCACAAAAAGATTGTAGTATCTCACACCGTGGAAGTATTGAAGAAAGCCAGTGGGACCGATGCAGAGCCCAGCATGCTGACAAATGTGCCTGAACTCCAAAACGGGGCTCTCAGTCTTTCTGGCGCCCAAGCTATGCCGAGGACAGCTGTCGGTCACGTGACTGCGACGACGGTGTCCAACCAAGTCTTTCACCAGCACATTCCCTCCCTGTACTCCCCGCCTTGCTCGGATTCCAATAAAGACCTTCCAAAGGTCATGATCCCCCTCAGCAGCATCCCCACCTACGATGCCGCCATGGACACCAGCAGCTTTCTAAAGACATCCTTTGGCAAGTTCCCTTACCCGACCAAAGCTGAGCTCTGCTACCTGACGGTGGTGTCGGAGTTCCCCGAAGAGCAAATCAAACTGTGGTTCACTGCCCAAAGACTCAAGCAGGGCATAAGCTGGTCTCCGGAGGAAATAGAAGAGGCCAGGAGGAAGATGTTCAACACGGTGTTCCAGGGCAGAGCACCCCAAAAGCAAGCTGCCACACAGCGTCATGTCAATCACATTGTTACTCACCACACCGTAATGGCCCCTTCGGGTTCCAGAGGACCAAACTTCACCATGGCTGAAGTCCCCTATGGTGGAGTGAGAGCCAGGCCCATCGGAGCCATCGCCAAGCAGGCCAGCATGTCAAGCAACCCCCAGGTGACGAGGCTCTCCTACTCCACTCCGCTTCTCGCTCAGAAGGTTCCGTCCCTGGTCAGGACGATGCCCATGCCGACCAGGAATATTCAGCAAGCCGGCGAGCCGGAGAAGAGCGGCCACGGCGCGGAGGCGGCGTGTcgcagcagcagtagcagcagcacttgcagcagtagcagcagcagcatggccGGCTATTCCAGCGGCGCTCCTAGCGCTGAGAATGCTTCCTGGAAAAACGGCAACAACAGCGGCCCCGCCGACGGCATCCCCAGCTTCGCTGCCTGCTCCTCCAAAGTTAGCAATAACGATTTGCACTATGTTGCCACTACCCCCAACGACAAGACACGCAAGAGTTTAGTGACGCCACCGGAAGGCTTCAACAGTCACGGCGCCGTGGAAAACACCAGCAACACCAATCACAACAATCATAACAGCGCTGCCGCCATGGGTCCTCAAGAGCAGGCTGACACCTCGAGGAAGGACGAGCAGCGGCGCATCAATCAGAGCAGCGACAGCAGTATTAGCAATGAGCAGCGCGCCACCAAAG ATGGCGCTCCCCACCTGAACCACGCCAGCACTTCCACGACTCAAAGCACCACCAGCACCGCCGTCATCACGCAAAGCAGCTCGGCCGCCACGGACGACGGCAGACGCAGCAGGGAGTTAAGCATCAAAGGCATGTCAATCTTGCAGCAACTTATCAAGGACGACGACCATTTTACCGGAAACAGAAGTCGCTCGGAGCAAAAAATTGAACCCATCAAAATCAACTTCAAGAggctgaaaatgaatgaaagcgAGAGCGCCTCCGAGACTGCGCATCAAGAACACAGGTCGGAGATCGCCGAAGGGTTCTTCTCACCCCCCTGGGCCAACAAGAGCGCCCAGCAGCTGCGCATCCTCCGCCAGGCTTTCTCCAGCGCACGCTGGCCCAACAGTCAGCAGTACGAGGAGCTGAGCGTACGGACGGGCCTGCCCAAGTCCGAGGTGGTGCGCTGGTTCAGCGACAGCCGCTACAGTCACAAGAACGGGCAGCTCAAGTGGCTGGAGAGCTACCTGCAGCCGGCTGTGGATGCAGAGGAGGCCGGCGGCAGGGGAGACCTCCAAGCCACACTGCAGATGAAGCAGCAGACGGCTGCCAAACAGAAACATCTTGCCGTGAACAAAGCCCTCCAAGGAGAAGGCGAAATAAACACTGACCAGCGGCTTCGATGGCAGGATTTCAACTCGCCGCTGCACGCGCTGATGGCGGCCGAGGGAAGCGGCGAGCTCATCAGAGCTGAGACATCCGCGCAGCCGGGAGTCTTGAAGGACGCCTGGCCGGAAAGAGACCGccgtcagcagcagcagcaacagcaccagcagcagctaACTGCCACTCAGCCAATTATTGAACAACCCAATGATGCCAATCAGACCAG GGATCGCCTGAGGATGGAGCTGCTGGAGGTGTGA
- the top1l gene encoding DNA topoisomerase I, like, giving the protein MSGDHSHNEDQNDCGSRINDSHRHKYKEHKHKDHRKDKEREKLKHGNGEHSSEKKHRDKEKMKHKDGSTDKFKDKHKEKKMKIVDGKIKKENGFASPPHVKCEPDDDFYHSPRHDKSLKRERDDDDDYDFKPKKVKIENDRKDKKRKAIEDIKPKKTNKKGETVDGKKKAKKEPEEKWKWWEEERYTDGVKWKFLEHKGPVFAPPYEPLPSKVNFYYDGKPMKLNPEAEEVATFFAKMLDHEYTTKDIFRKNFFKDWRKEMTADEKAKISDLKKCNFSEMSDYFKAQTEARKAMSKEEKLKIKAENERLLQEYGFCIMDNHRERIANFRIEPPGLFRGRGDHPKMGMLKRRIRPKDIIINCSKDSKHPQPPPGTKWKEVRHDNKVTWLVSWTENIQGSIKYIMLNPSSRIKGEKDWQKYETARRLKKCVDRIRTQYRDDWKSKEMRIRQRAVALYFIDKLALRAGNEKEEGETADTVGCCSLRVEHLKLYPENDGQEYVVEFDFLGKDSIRYYNKVPVEKRVFKNLQLFMENKEPDDDLFDRLNTSILNKHLQELMDGLTAKVFRTYNASITLQQQLKELTNVDENVPAKILSYNRANRAVAILCNHQRAPPKTFEKSMQNLQTKIEAKRDQLSDAKRELKSAKADAKVRRDEKSKKAVETKKKAVQRIEEQLMKLEVQATDREENKQIALGTSKLNYLDPRISVAWCKKWSIPVEKIYNKTQREKFAWAIDMADEDFEF; this is encoded by the exons ATGAGTGGGGACCATTCCCACAACGAGGACCAG AATGACTGTGGCTCTCGGATAAACG aCTCCCACAGGCATAAGTATaaagaacacaaacacaaggaCCACAGGAAGGATAAAGAACGGGAGAAACTAAAGCATGGCAATGG CGAGCACtcatctgaaaaaaaacatcgagATAAGGAGAAGATGAAGCACAAGGATGGAAGCACAGACAAATTTAAAGACAAGCACAAGGAGAAAAAG ATGAAAATTGTTGATGGTAAAATCAAAAAGGAGAATGGATTCGCCAG CCCGCCACATGTGAAGTGTGAGCCTGACGATGATTTTTACCACTCGCCGAGACACGACAAGTCTCTAAAGAGAGAGcgggatgatgacgacga TTATGATTTTAAACCCAAGAAAGTAAAGATAGAAAACGACAGGAAggacaagaaaaggaaagcgaTTGAG GACATCAAgcctaaaaagacaaataaaaaaggagaaactgttgatggaaaaaagaaagcaaaaaaggaACCAGAAGAGAAGTGGAAATG GTGGGAAGAGGAGAGATACACGGACGGTGTCAAGTGGAAATTTCTGGAACACAAAGGACCGGTGTTTGCGCCACCGTACGAGCCACTCCCCAGCAAAGTCAACTTCTACTACGATG GTAAGCCGATGAAGCTCAACCCAGAGGCAGAAGAGGTAGCCACATTCTTTGCCAAAATGCTGGACCATGAGTACACCACAAAGGACATCTTTcgaaaaaacttttttaaagATTGGCGCAAA GAAATGACCGCAGATGAAAAGGCTAAAATCTCAGACTTGAAAAAGTGCAACTTCTCTGAGATGTCGGACTACTTCAAGGCTCAGACTGAAGCCAGAAAGGCCATGTCCAAGGAAGAGAAATTG AAAATAAAGGCGGAGAACGAGCGCCTCTTGCAGGAGTACGGCTTCTGCATCATGGACAACCACAGGGAACGCATTGCTAACTTCCGCATTGAGCCGCCCGGCCTGTTCCGTGGTCGCGGGGACCATCCCAAGATGGGCATGCTAAAACGCCGGATCCGACCCAaagacatcatcatcaactGCAGCAA GGACTCCAAGCACCCGCAGCCTCCTCCAGGCACAAAGTGGAAAGAGGTCCGTCATGATAACAAGGTGACTTGGTTGGTGTCGTGGACTGAGAACATCCAAGGCTCCATCAAGTACATCATGTTGAATCCCAGCTCAAGGATTAAG GGAGAGAAGGACTGGCAAAAGTATGAAACGGCCCGCAGGCTCAAGAAATGCGTGGACCGCATCAGGACGCAATATCGCGACGATTGGAAGTCCAAGGAGATGAGAATTCGACAGAGGGCCGTGGCGCTTTACTTCATTGACAAG CTGGCTCTGAGAGCTGGAAACGAGAAAGAGGAAGGAGAGACTGCCGACACAGTAGGCTGCTGCTCCCTCAGAGTGGAACACCTCAAACTCTATCCCGAGAACGACGGTCAAGAGTACGTAGTGGAATTTGACTTCCTGGGTAAAGATTCCATCCGATATTACAACAAAGTCCCTGTGGAAAAAAGG gtttttaaaaatcttcAGTTGTTCATGGAAAACAAAGAGCCAGATGACGACTTGTTTGATCGCCTGAAT ACTTCGATTCTCAACAAGCACCTTCAGGAGCTGATGGACGGTCTGACGGCCAAGGTTTTCCGTACATACAATGCATCAATCACCTTGCAACAACAGCTCAAAGAGCTCACAAATG TGGATGAGAACGTTCCAGCCAAAATCCTGTCCTACAACAGGGCCAACAGAGCTGTGGCCATCCTATGTAACCACCAGAGGGCGCCACCTAAGACGTTTGAGAAGTCCATGCAGAACCTGCAGACTAAG ATCGAAGCGAAAAGGGACCAGCTGTCGGACGCCAAACGAGAGCTGAAGAGCGCCAAGGCCGATGCCAAAGTACGGAGAGATGAAAAATCCAAGAA GGCCGTGGAGACCAAGAAGAAGGCCGTCCAGAGGATAGAAGAGCAGCTGATGAAGCTGGAAGTGCAGGCCACCGATCGCGAAGAGAACAAGCAAATTGCGCTCGGCACTTCCAAGCTCAACTATCTTGACCCTCGCATCTCTGTGGCTTG GTGTAAGAAGTGGAGTATTCCCGTTGAGAAGATCTACAACAAAACCCAGCGCGAGAAGTTCGCCTGGGCCATCGACATGGCAGACGAAGACTTTGAATTTTAA
- the cyldb gene encoding ubiquitin carboxyl-terminal hydrolase CYLD yields METIPLLKEKFFIVTRGKSWKGFYRGCIGRMESETQRGELMGLLYSGGSNAGAPKKGGVVRKEDTYPLSRHQAQLLFFISSVNKRLELLCNPQLFSAICELTVDDLVVVKHRKGHQPGVVKNLMQIGKKENKEDLQMLGFEVEFVDNAPALLSKKPAHMPLFSAADIIQVVPSYSIPLGLNSNPGQHGGTNKKVLRIKSMPILRSHGLKKEKRTEQRSSINTSCAPLEVGSMVEVVSDTGVTVYGVVRWLGVLEGKTSEWAGLELDYDVNGCSDGTYKGQRFFTCKISRALFVPVTKCNPDSRFVCSSTASDIDSQAEIPPVPPYVDSEEYVAPIAESEVMSLLVGRMKGIQGHINSCYLDATLFSLFSSSVTLDNICRWPADTVQPIASTLRKIVNRLRRQGFVPAASVMNFRNHLGCDTFRTDEKDPEEFITILFQKVLGIEPLLKLRSRSESYQGAYTFQIFLEKEQMAQIPTVQQLMDTSCLSSDVKFEEMPSCLIVQMPRFGNKFKMFSHIIPSMELDIADLLYNSPRQCFICGELAEHECLQCLPDQKLHPGRIKQYCTTCNTQVHRHPSRLGHSPKPLAVPAEVAAASPAARHTLQLFAVLCIHTSHYVAFVKYGSDPHSWLFFDSMADRCGDDQRGYNIPEIRACPELGDFLSMSEEEQARANPSCAPELVRRLLCDSYMFLYQKPAMTLSSTNHQGP; encoded by the exons ATGGAGACCATCCCGTTGTTAAAAGAGAAGTTCTTCATCGTCACACGTGGGAAGTCGTGGAAAGGCTTCTATCGGGGATGCATTGGTCGGATGGAATCGGAGACGCAACGCGGGGAGCTGATGGGGCTTCTCTACTCCGGGGGGTCAAACGCGGGGGCACCCAAGAAGGGAGGCGTCgtgcggaaggaggacacttACCCCCTGAGCCGCCACCAAGCTCAGCTCCTGTTCTTCATCTCCTCCGTGAACAAACGCCTGGAACTGCTGTGCAACCCGCAGCTGTTCTCGGCCATCTGTGAGCTGACTGTGGATGACCTGGTGGTGGTGAAGCACAGGAAGGGCCATCAACCGGGAGTGGTGAAGAACCTGATGCAGATTgggaagaaggaaaacaaagaggaTCTGCAGATGCTGGGATTTGAAGTGGAATTTGTG GACAATGCTCCTGCTTTACTATCCAAAAAGCCTGCTCATATGCCCCTGTTCAGTGCTGCAGACATTATCCAGGTGGTCCCATCTTACTCCATCCCCCTGGGACTCAACTCTAATCCTGGCCAACATGGTG GCACGAACAAAAAGGTGCTGCGCATCAAGTCCATGCCAATTCTTAGATCTCATGgactaaagaaagaaaaacgtaCAGAGCAGAGAAGCAGCATCAACACATCATGTGCACCTTTGGAGGTGGGGTCCATGGTGGAGGTTGTGTCCGACACAGGGGTTACAGTTTATGGGGTTGTGAGGTGGCTGGGTGTCCTTGAAGGAAAAACCTCCGAATGGGCTGGACTCGAACTG GACTACGATGTGAACGGTTGTTCTGATGGGACTTACAAAGGCCAGCGATTTTTCACTTGCAAAATTAGCAGGGCTTTATTTGTTCCTGTTACTAAATGCAACCCCGATAGCAGGTTTGTCTGCTCCTCCACAGCAAGTGACATCGACAGCCAAGCGGAAATACCTCCAG TTCCTCCATATGTGGACTCTGAGGAGTATGTGGCACCCATTGCTGAATCGGAGGTCATGTCTTTGTTAGTGGGAAGAATGAAAGGGATCCAAGGCCACATCAACTCCTGTTATCTGGATGCCACACTTTTCAG TTTGTTCAGTTCCTCCGTGACCCTGGATAATATCTGCCGTTGGCCTGCAGACACTGTGCAGCCGATTGCTTCTACACTGAGAAAAATAGTCAACCGTTTACGCAG ACAAGGCTTCGTGCCTGCTGCCAGCGTGATGAATTTCCGCAATCATCTTGGCTGTGACACATTTCGAACAGACGAAAAAG ACCCAGAGGAATTCATCACAATTCTCTTCCAGAAGGTTCTTGGGATTGAGCCGCTGCTTAAACTCAG GTCGAGAAGTGAAAGTTATCAAGGGGCTTACACATTCCAGATCTTTCTGGAAAAGGAGCAAATGGCACAGATACCCACCGTGCAACAGCTGATGGACACTTCCTGCCTGTCATCCGATGTCAAGTTTGAAGAG ATGCCATCCTGTCTTATAGTTCAGATGCCAAGGTTTGgaaacaaatttaaaatgttctctCACATCATTCCATCCATGGAGCTGGACATCGCCGACCTACTTTACAACT CACCCAGGCAATGTTTTATCTGTGGGGAATTGGCAGAGCACGAGTGTCTCCAGTGTCTGCCAGATCAAAAACTGCATCCGGGAAGAATTAAACAATACTGCACAACCTGCAACACACAG GTGCACAGGCATCCCTCGCGCCTGGGGCATAGCCCAAAACCTTTGGCGGTTCCAGCTGAGGTAGCCGCAGCTTCCCCTGCAGCTCGGCACACCTTGCAGCTGTTTGCGGTGCTTTGCATTCACACCAGTCACTATGTGGCCTTTGTCAAATACGGTTCTGACCCACACTCCTGGCTCTTCTTTGACAGCATGGCAGACAGATGCG GTGATGATCAAAGGGGCTACAACATCCCAGAGATCCGAGCTTGTCCAGAGTTGGGTGACTTTTTGTCCATGTCTGAGGAGGAGCAAGCACGGGCCAACCCTTCGTGTGCTCCCGAGCTTGTACGCAGGCTGCTGTGTGACTCCTACATGTTTTTATACCAGAAGCCAGCAATGACTCTTTCTAGTACAAATCATCAGGGGCCTTAA
- the si:ch211-232b12.5 gene encoding zinc fingers and homeoboxes protein 3 isoform X1 — protein sequence MASKRKSTVPCMIPSKSKHVREEIFLGSLPELLPTIPEDGILSISGEESGHVSHKSSKSGCSSEVQKGGTYACPPCSFESRDLNYFLDHMHNYHLDFRAQPTFYCLNCAVSVVRFEALALHNANTHPKIMEGSTTASLSVNKRDGLTTVEQSLFTDNGDHYRESGISLSKTPIAKMMRAKGEHKKIVVSHTVEVLKKASGTDAEPSMLTNVPELQNGALSLSGAQAMPRTAVGHVTATTVSNQVFHQHIPSLYSPPCSDSNKDLPKVMIPLSSIPTYDAAMDTSSFLKTSFGKFPYPTKAELCYLTVVSEFPEEQIKLWFTAQRLKQGISWSPEEIEEARRKMFNTVFQGRAPQKQAATQRHVNHIVTHHTVMAPSGSRGPNFTMAEVPYGGVRARPIGAIAKQASMSSNPQVTRLSYSTPLLAQKVPSLVRTMPMPTRNIQQAGEPEKSGHGAEAACRSSSSSSTCSSSSSSMAGYSSGAPSAENASWKNGNNSGPADGIPSFAACSSKVSNNDLHYVATTPNDKTRKSLVTPPEGFNSHGAVENTSNTNHNNHNSAAAMGPQEQADTSRKDEQRRINQSSDSSISNEQPATKDGAPHLNHASTSTTQSTTSTAVITQSSSAATDDGRRSRELSIKGMSILQQLIKDDDHFTGNRSRSEQKIEPIKINFKRLKMNESESASETAHQEHRSEIAEGFFSPPWANKSAQQLRILRQAFSSARWPNSQQYEELSVRTGLPKSEVVRWFSDSRYSHKNGQLKWLESYLQPAVDAEEAGGRGDLQATLQMKQQTAAKQKHLAVNKALQGEGEINTDQRLRWQDFNSPLHALMAAEGSGELIRAETSAQPGVLKDAWPERDRRQQQQQQHQQQLTATQPIIEQPNDANQTRDRLRMELLEV from the exons ATGGCCAGCAAGAGGAAATCCACCGTACCCTGCATGATACCATCCAAATCCAAACATGTGCGCGAGGAAATTTTCCTGGGCTCGCTGCCAGAACTCCTACCCACGATCCCGGAAGACGGCATCCTCAGCATCTCCGGAGAGGAGTCTGGCCACGTCTCTCACAAGTCATCCAAATCCGGATGCAGCAGCGAGGTGCAGAAAGGAGGCACGTACGCCTGTCCCCCGTGCTCTTTCGAGTCCAGAGATTTGAACTACTTTTTGGATCACATGCACAACTACCACCTGGACTTCAGGGCCCAGCCCACTTTCTACTGCCTGAACTGCGCCGTCTCGGTCGTTCGCTTCGAGGCTCTGGCTCTGCATAACGCCAACACTCATCCGAAGATCATGGAGGGCTCGACGACCGCCTCGCTGAGCGTCAACAAGAGGGACGGCCTCACCACAGTGGAGCAAAGCCTCTTCACCGACAACGGCGACCACTACCGGGAATCCGGGATCTCCCTCAGCAAAACCCCCATTGCCAAGATGATGAGAGCCAAGGGAGAGCACAAAAAGATTGTAGTATCTCACACCGTGGAAGTATTGAAGAAAGCCAGTGGGACCGATGCAGAGCCCAGCATGCTGACAAATGTGCCTGAACTCCAAAACGGGGCTCTCAGTCTTTCTGGCGCCCAAGCTATGCCGAGGACAGCTGTCGGTCACGTGACTGCGACGACGGTGTCCAACCAAGTCTTTCACCAGCACATTCCCTCCCTGTACTCCCCGCCTTGCTCGGATTCCAATAAAGACCTTCCAAAGGTCATGATCCCCCTCAGCAGCATCCCCACCTACGATGCCGCCATGGACACCAGCAGCTTTCTAAAGACATCCTTTGGCAAGTTCCCTTACCCGACCAAAGCTGAGCTCTGCTACCTGACGGTGGTGTCGGAGTTCCCCGAAGAGCAAATCAAACTGTGGTTCACTGCCCAAAGACTCAAGCAGGGCATAAGCTGGTCTCCGGAGGAAATAGAAGAGGCCAGGAGGAAGATGTTCAACACGGTGTTCCAGGGCAGAGCACCCCAAAAGCAAGCTGCCACACAGCGTCATGTCAATCACATTGTTACTCACCACACCGTAATGGCCCCTTCGGGTTCCAGAGGACCAAACTTCACCATGGCTGAAGTCCCCTATGGTGGAGTGAGAGCCAGGCCCATCGGAGCCATCGCCAAGCAGGCCAGCATGTCAAGCAACCCCCAGGTGACGAGGCTCTCCTACTCCACTCCGCTTCTCGCTCAGAAGGTTCCGTCCCTGGTCAGGACGATGCCCATGCCGACCAGGAATATTCAGCAAGCCGGCGAGCCGGAGAAGAGCGGCCACGGCGCGGAGGCGGCGTGTcgcagcagcagtagcagcagcacttgcagcagtagcagcagcagcatggccGGCTATTCCAGCGGCGCTCCTAGCGCTGAGAATGCTTCCTGGAAAAACGGCAACAACAGCGGCCCCGCCGACGGCATCCCCAGCTTCGCTGCCTGCTCCTCCAAAGTTAGCAATAACGATTTGCACTATGTTGCCACTACCCCCAACGACAAGACACGCAAGAGTTTAGTGACGCCACCGGAAGGCTTCAACAGTCACGGCGCCGTGGAAAACACCAGCAACACCAATCACAACAATCATAACAGCGCTGCCGCCATGGGTCCTCAAGAGCAGGCTGACACCTCGAGGAAGGACGAGCAGCGGCGCATCAATCAGAGCAGCGACAGCAGTATTAGCAATGAGCAG CCCGCCACCAAAGATGGCGCTCCCCACCTGAACCACGCCAGCACTTCCACGACTCAAAGCACCACCAGCACCGCCGTCATCACGCAAAGCAGCTCGGCCGCCACGGACGACGGCAGACGCAGCAGGGAGTTAAGCATCAAAGGCATGTCAATCTTGCAGCAACTTATCAAGGACGACGACCATTTTACCGGAAACAGAAGTCGCTCGGAGCAAAAAATTGAACCCATCAAAATCAACTTCAAGAggctgaaaatgaatgaaagcgAGAGCGCCTCCGAGACTGCGCATCAAGAACACAGGTCGGAGATCGCCGAAGGGTTCTTCTCACCCCCCTGGGCCAACAAGAGCGCCCAGCAGCTGCGCATCCTCCGCCAGGCTTTCTCCAGCGCACGCTGGCCCAACAGTCAGCAGTACGAGGAGCTGAGCGTACGGACGGGCCTGCCCAAGTCCGAGGTGGTGCGCTGGTTCAGCGACAGCCGCTACAGTCACAAGAACGGGCAGCTCAAGTGGCTGGAGAGCTACCTGCAGCCGGCTGTGGATGCAGAGGAGGCCGGCGGCAGGGGAGACCTCCAAGCCACACTGCAGATGAAGCAGCAGACGGCTGCCAAACAGAAACATCTTGCCGTGAACAAAGCCCTCCAAGGAGAAGGCGAAATAAACACTGACCAGCGGCTTCGATGGCAGGATTTCAACTCGCCGCTGCACGCGCTGATGGCGGCCGAGGGAAGCGGCGAGCTCATCAGAGCTGAGACATCCGCGCAGCCGGGAGTCTTGAAGGACGCCTGGCCGGAAAGAGACCGccgtcagcagcagcagcaacagcaccagcagcagctaACTGCCACTCAGCCAATTATTGAACAACCCAATGATGCCAATCAGACCAG GGATCGCCTGAGGATGGAGCTGCTGGAGGTGTGA